The Camelina sativa cultivar DH55 chromosome 18, Cs, whole genome shotgun sequence DNA window TACTGTACAAATTGATTTACCACCTCTTGTGTCTCTCAggtagtatttattttcttcaaaagtATGGATCAAAGCGGAGACAATTCTCGGATTCCCGATGATGATGCTGACAGTTCTTTTCGCTTCCAAAGGCTTTTGTTTGAAGACGACTGGCAACTATGGGACACTTACCCCTACTGTCGTTGACGCTTGTGCCACATCACCAGCTCCAACGGCTGAGATGAACCATGATAGCCCTACTGTCGACGCTACTGCCACATCACCAGATCCAACGGCTGAGATGAACCATGACCATGATAGCCTGACAGTAGAGTCCCCTCCTCGTCCAGTCGTGGTAATTGTCTATTTTATctaatgttttcttgtttgataGAAATAAAGCTTTTGGATATAATATACTTATGGAAATTGTATAGGATCAAGAATCGATCAGCCAGTGGCTCCAGTCATCATCGAGCAGTGAGCAATCTGAAACAGCATCGCAAGAATATTATGTAGATGTATCCTCTCCCCAACTCATCCTCGCGATCGCGTCCGAGGTATTGTATATTATATCTTagcattaaaatatatttagagcTTATGAAAAAGTAGTATTCGTGGAATTAAGATGGAAAACTATTTCCACACCActttagaaagagaaagaattacttattttcattttatagaTCGATATTCCGTGAAATACCATTTCACGcgtctttttgtttgattttaatttttcgtaTTTGCgcaagaaaatattgaacattGTTACTACTATAAATTTAACTTTCTTAATGAagttacaataattttttttgttaggtcaAGTACTGAGTTACTAGCTAAGTAATAAATGTAAAAAGCTTTCACCACCTTTTTAGTTGTGAAACTTGTatcttagaagttagaacctTACAATTTTGTGAGAGATAACATTCAACTTTAAATAATGCTTCCAAGTATTGATAATTTAGTCGGATGCATTTGTATTTTCCGAAGGATTGCATTTATACAAGAGGCTATAAGGACTCTTTAATAAGATTATATGTTCCATTTTGGTTTCTGGAATAAAAGAGTTGTATGTAAGAAGTTGTAGAGTTTGTATACGGTAAAGTTTagtaatgattttttatttattttaggaacaATTGATGAATGTCACCGAACATGTAGGAGAAGAAGTCAACACTGGGTTAACCGTTGAAGTCATTGATGAGAACCTAAGAAGAAGGACATATGAAAACAGCAATGATGAAACGGAGCCATGCGTGATCTGTCAGCAAAAGTTGAAGAACGGTGAAGAAGCTGCGAAACTGGATTGTGAGCATGACTTTCACTTCGAGTGCATCAAGAGCTGGCTAATGGTCAAGAACAAGTGTCCCCTTTGCAACCAGAAAgttgtttaaatgttttatgAGGGTAGAAACATGTCAAGATTGGATTTTGACTTGATTTCAGACTACCATATTGCTTTTGCTTTGATTTCCATTATTTTCCCTTCGGATGCTAATAATGAATAATGAACATATGATCTTATTTGCAAGTTGAATCCCTTTTTTGAtgaagtaaaatattatttgcaTCCAAACTCAACCCTTATATGTGTTGACCAATTATAATATCAAaacttcaataattttttttcttcttaaacctGTGGGACAaggacaacaaaagaaaaagcaaaaaaagattaggattttttttttgtaaattgtcaAAAATGGTGAAACTGTTGCAAGACCTTACTTTTCAAGTAATTGTCCTATTTCATGTTTAGtcgtaataataattaaatggtATACTTTATGGCTATCAATGGCCTATCTTATCAATACCATTATTCCAACCGTTTCATTTACTGAAAAGGTTAAATATCTTATCTATATTTAACTTATCacattgataaaaaatttatatataaaacaaaattgtttgtCCGTTTATACTTGCtggtccaaaaaaaatatattctttttttcatttcgtTCTTTAAATTGGGTTAAAAATCTGTtcagttctttattttttaactataaataaaGTTGTGAAGTGAATACAAAAATTACTAAAGGTAAACTATTCACAACACACAACTACACAAGTGATGTGAGTGAGACACCAGATTATGTCTATAGGGATTAGACACGCCACTCACTCGTCAGAACCTCACACGCGCTTCTCCTAGGGCGTGATCTCACGCACCTACTACCTCCCCGCCTATAATAAACCTTTTACTACGAAAAAAGCTACAGAGAGTTAGTAGAGAGAGATATGGGTGATTCTGACGTCGGTGATCGTCTTGCTCCTCCATCTTCTTCCGACGAACTCTCCAGCTTTCTCCGGCAGATTCTTTCCCGTACTCGGATAactcaaccttcttcttcaccaccgGAGAGAATTGTTTCCTCCGCTGAGACCTTCCCTTCCGTCGGTTATGGAGTCTCTGAAACTGACCAAGACAAATATGCTTTCGAAAACAAGGTAAAAACTTGCTTTATTTAGAGTTCCAAGAAACTTCACTGTCTTTTGTGgttgagaaagaaaacaaaaaccaaacttagagctcttttttttttttttgtctgcatTTAATTATGGTAACACCAAAGAGAAATGGAGGTAGACAGAAAAATTCGTTGAAGAGAAACATTGATGCACACTTCCACAACTTGTCTGaaaaggtttcttcttttttttctcctttaaagATTCTTAATTTTAGATGCAGAAGCCTaacttttaaagattttaataatagaagctgagttttttgttttctgtagaggaggaggagcaagaTCAACGAGAAAATGAAAGCTTTGCAGAAACTCATACCCAATTCCAACAAGGTatacattgttttgtttgttatgcaGAAACCgagattctgagagagaaacattgtttgttttgattgttatttcttttgtttgtagaCTGACaaagcctcaatgcttgatgaAGCTATTGAATATCTGAAGCAGCTTCAACTTCAAGTGCAGGTTTTCTTTAATTACTTACTTGGATCACTTACAATCAATGTCGGATTTGCAAAACCTATCATTTGTTCATAACTTAACAACTGCTTAATGCAGACTTTAGCCGTTATGAATGGTTTAGGCCTAAACCCTATGGGGTTACCACCGGTTCTACCTCCTACACAGACAAGGAACAATGAGACCTTAGATCAAGACCTGAACCTGGAGACTCTTCTTGCTGCTCCTCACTCCGTGGAACCACCTCAAGAAATGTGCTTTTCCACAGCCACTCTGCTTTGAAGATAACATTCagacaatgatgatgatctgGCATTAAACTGGTCAGGGTTCCTCTAGTACCTGCCAGACACAAGAGTCCAAAATGTTTGTGAGTTCCAGTATTGGCCAGATTTCAATGTTCAGTTATAGTTATGCTAATAAGCTTTAGGACTGAACAAAACTGAGTAGTTTGATTATAATGATGTCTGAAGAAGATTATATAAAAGATTGATTTAGTTACATGAGATGAttattacaagttacaactatCAAATAGCTATGTCTGTGAGTTGCAGCCATCCATAAGCACACCGGTCTCTAATACTTCGAGTGATGGCTGCTGCTGATTCAACCGCAGGTCTTATCTTCGCCATTGCTTTCTCTACTTGAATTTTCATGCCAACATCCATCTGTTATTTCAAATGGCGGTGATAACTTTAGGGATATAGACAAGACAAATTGATATCAAAATTACCAAATATAAGAATCTCGTAAAGTAGAAACCTTTTCTAGAGAGTATTGTGTGTCTAAAATGTGGCAGAAATAGGACAGTTGCTTGTACAAGTCTGCTTCAGTGTACTGTAATAAGACAAAGCTCAAGTCAAGAGTTAGTCTGTTAAGCATTCGAAAGATAGGAGTTATAAGGTCGATGAGGGGATATACCTTTCTTAAGAGGGTTCCGTTACAGTTAGGATAGTTTGGGCAAACTGTTCCCCGTTCACGTTCACCAAGCAAGCGAAAGTTGGGGGAGCGGGTTGTGTGCTTGCAAGACTCGTCATCACACTGTTGAAGGCAAAATGTACAAGAACACGTTATAATCATAACTTAATAAGGAAAAATGTTCAGAATTACAGGAAAAAATGAGGCGAGAAGGTTTTACATACCACCATTATGCCTTTGTNACACCAAAGAGAAATGGAGGTAGACAGAAAAATTCGTTGAAGAGAAACATTGATGCACACTTCCACAACTTGTCTGaaaaggtttcttcttttttttctcctttaaagATTCTTAATTTTAGATGCAGAAGCCTaacttttaaagattttaataatagaagctgagttttttgttttctgtagaggaggaggagcaagaTCAACGAGAAAATGAAAGCTTTGCAGAAACTCATACCCAATTCCAACAAGGTatacattgttttgtttgttatgcaGAAACCgagattctgagagagaaacattgtttgttttgattgttatttcttttgtttgtagaCTGACaaagcctcaatgcttgatgaAGCTATTGAATATCTGAAGCAGCTTCAACTTCAAGTGCAGGTTTTCTTTAATTACTTACTTGGATCACTTACAATCAATGTCGGATTTGCAAAACCTATCATTTGTTCATAACTTAACAACTGCTTAATGCAGACTTTAGCCGTTATGAATGGTTTAGGCCTAAACCCTATGGGGTTACCACCGGTTCTACCTCCTACACAGACAAGGAACAATGAGACCTTAGATCAAGACCTGAACCTGGAGACTCTTCTTGCTGCTCCTCACTCCGTGGAACCACCTCAAGAAATGTGCTTTTCCACAGCCACTCTGCTTTGAAGATAACATTCagacaatgatgatgatctgGCATTAAACTGGTCAGGGTTCCTCTAGTACCTGCCAGACACAAGAGTCCAAAATGTTTGTGAGTTCCAGTATTGGCCAGATTTCAATGTTCAGTTATAGTTATGCTAATAAGCTTTAGGACTGAACAAAACTGAGTAGTTTGATTATAATGATGTCTGAAGAAGATTATATAAAAGATTGATTTAGTTACATGAGATGAttattacaagttacaactatCAAATAGCTATGTCTGTGAGTTGCAGCCATCCATAAGCACACCGGTCTCTAATACTTCGAGTGATGGCTGCTGCTGATTCAACCGCAGGTCTTATCTTCGCCATTGCTTTCTCTACTTGAATTTTCATGCCAACATCCATCTGTTATTTCAAATGGCGGTGATAACTTTAGGGATATAGACAAGACAAATTGATATCAAAATTACCAAATATAAGAATCTCGTAAAGTAGAAACCTTTTCTAGAGAGTATTGTGTGTCTAAAATGTGGCAGAAATAGGACAGTTGCTTGTACAAGTCTGCTTCAGTGTACTGTAATAAGACAAAGCTCAAGTCAAGAGTTAGTCTGTTAAGCATTCGAAAGATAGGAGTTATAAGGTCGATGAGGGGATATACCTTTCTTAAGAGGGTTCCGTTACAGTTAGGATAGTTTGGGCAAACTGTTCCCCGTTCACGTTCACCAAGCAAGCGAAAGTTGGGGGAGCGGGTTGTGTGCTTGCAAGACTCGTCATCACACTGTTGAAGGCAAAATGTACAAGAACACGTTATAATCATAACTTAATAAGGAAAAATGTTCAGAATTACAGGAAAAAATGAGGCGAGAAGGTTTTACATACCACCATTATGCCTTTGTAATACATTGACACAAATCCATCAAGCTGTCTTTTCACCTGAAAGGTATGAGAATGAATTAATAACTAAAGCATCTGTCCTGCAGGCCAAATCATAAcgatacatatttttttattctgaGAAACTTAACAGATTAGGATCCTTTTCAACAAAGTTCGACTACCTGGTTAGCTATCGTAGCAGGGGATATTCTTCCAGTGCTATCTTCCTGCTGACATTTCGGGCAATGCAGTTTAAGCCAGAATGAGGAATCAGATTCCTCTGTTTCAGGTGTCGCAGGTTTCTTACTGATTGACGCACAAACAGAACTGGCAATAGATGGACAGTTGAAAGAAGTAGAGCAGCTGGGGCATGTTAATGCTAACGGCTCACAGCTTTTATATCTGCattttttacatgtaaattaCGTTGTTGGGGATCTTGAATTATAGGATTATTGCCAATTCATGAAGAAAATATATGGTATCAGATTACAAATGGGAAAGNatttcttttgtttgtagaCTGACaaagcctcaatgcttgatgaAGCTATTGAATATCTGAAGCAGCTTCAACTTCAAGTGCAGGTTTTCTTTAATTACTTACTTGGATCACTTACAATCAATGTCGGATTTGCAAAACCTATCATTTGTTCATAACTTAACAACTGCTTAATGCAGACTTTAGCCGTTATGAATGGTTTAGGCCTAAACCCTATGGGGTTACCACCGGTTCTACCTCCTACACAGACAAGGAACAATGAGACCTTAGATCAAGACCTGAACCTGGAGACTCTTCTTGCTGCTCCTCACTCCGTGGAACCACCTCAAGAAATGTGCTTTTCCACAGCCACTCTGCTTTGAAGATAACATTCagacaatgatgatgatctgGCATTAAACTGGTCAGGGTTCCTCTAGTACCTGCCAGACACAAGAGTCCAAAATGTTTGTGAGTTCCAGTATTGGCCAGATTTCAATGTTCAGTTATAGTTATGCTAATAAGCTTTAGGACTGAACAAAACTGAGTAGTTTGATTATAATGATGTCTGAAGAAGATTATATAAAAGATTGATTTAGTTACATGAGATGAttattacaagttacaactatCAAATAGCTATGTCTGTGAGTTGCAGCCATCCATAAGCACACCGGTCTCTAATACTTCGAGTGATGGCTGCTGCTGATTCAACCGCAGGTCTTATCTTCGCCATTGCTTTCTCTACTTGAATTTTCATGCCAACATCCATCTGTTATTTCAAATGGCGGTGATAACTTTAGGGATATAGACAAGACAAATTGATATCAAAATTACCAAATATAAGAATCTCGTAAAGTAGAAACCTTTTCTAGAGAGTATTGTGTGTCTAAAATGTGGCAGAAATAGGACAGTTGCTTGTACAAGTCTGCTTCAGTGTACTGTAATAAGACAAAGCTCAAGTCAAGAGTTAGTCTGTTAAGCATTCGAAAGATAGGAGTTATAAGGTCGATGAGGGGATATACCTTTCTTAAGAGGGTTCCGTTACAGTTAGGATAGTTTGGGCAAACTGTTCCCCGTTCACGTTCACCAAGCAAGCGAAAGTTGGGGGAGCGGGTTGTGTGCTTGCAAGACTCGTCATCACACTGTTGAAGGCAAAATGTACAAGAACACGTTATAATCATAACTTAATAAGGAAAAATGTTCAGAATTACAGGAAAAAATGAGGCGAGAAGGTTTTACATACCACCATTATGCCTTTGTAATACATTGACACAAATCCATCAAGCTGTCTTTTCACCTGAAAGGTATGAGAATGAATTAATAACTAAAGCATCTGTCCTGCAGGCCAAATCATAAcgatacatatttttttattctgaGAAACTTAACAGATTAGGATCCTTTTCAACAAAGTTCGACTACCTGGTTAGCTATCGTAGCAGGGGATATTCTTCCAGTGCTATCTTCCTGCTGACATTTCGGGCAATGCAGTTTAAGCCAGAATGAGGAATCAGATTCCTCTGTTTCAGGTGTCGCAGGTTTC harbors:
- the LOC104762851 gene encoding DNA polymerase alpha catalytic subunit-like, producing the protein MVCDDESCKHTTRSPNFRLLGERERGTVCPNYPNCNGTLLRKYTEADLYKQLSYFCHILDTQYSLEKMDVGMKIQVEKAMAKIRPAVESAAAITRSIRDRCAYGWLQLTDIAI
- the LOC104762854 gene encoding DNA polymerase alpha catalytic subunit-like, which produces MYYKGIMVCDDESCKHTTRSPNFRLLGERERGTVCPNYPNCNGTLLRKYTEADLYKQLSYFCHILDTQYSLEKMDVGMKIQVEKAMAKIRPAVESAAAITRSIRDRCAYGWLQLTDIAI
- the LOC104763679 gene encoding E3 ubiquitin ligase BIG BROTHER-like, with product MMMLTVLFASKGFCLKTTGNYGTLTPTVVDACATSPAPTAEMNHDSPTVDATATSPDPTAEMNHDHDSLTVESPPRPVVDQESISQWLQSSSSSEQSETASQEYYVDVSSPQLILAIASEEQLMNVTEHVGEEVNTGLTVEVIDENLRRRTYENSNDETEPCVICQQKLKNGEEAAKLDCEHDFHFECIKSWLMVKNKCPLCNQKVV
- the LOC104762853 gene encoding transcription factor ALC-like, whose translation is MGDSDVGDRLAPPSSSDELSSFLRQILSRTRITQPSSSPPERIVSSAETFPSVGYGVSETDQDKYAFENKRNGGRQKNSLKRNIDAHFHNLSEKRRRSKINEKMKALQKLIPNSNKTDKASMLDEAIEYLKQLQLQVQTLAVMNGLGLNPMGLPPVLPPTQTRNNETLDQDLNLETLLAAPHSVEPPQEMCFSTATLL